One window of the Vannielia litorea genome contains the following:
- a CDS encoding sulfite exporter TauE/SafE family protein, producing MTDTYSLGLLISLAVGLVVTGAVAGVLAGLLGVGGGIVIVPVLFWLFDWLGVPDAVAMHVAVATSLATIIPTSISSARSHHKKGAIDAALLKSWAPLIFLGALAGGLLSKVIASTGLTLIFGVIALLVAINMALPKKIVLAGDLPKGPVARGLVPGFIGVFSALMGIGGGTLSVPTLTAFSFPVHRAVGTAAAFGLVIAVPAVFGFILSGWGVPLRPPYSLGYVSIPAAVLIFSASVFTAPVGSNIAHRLNPARLKLAFAAFLFLSAIKMLWSALG from the coding sequence TTGACCGATACCTATTCGCTGGGCCTGCTGATTTCGCTGGCCGTGGGGCTTGTTGTCACGGGCGCCGTGGCCGGGGTGCTGGCCGGGCTTCTGGGCGTGGGCGGCGGCATCGTGATCGTGCCGGTGCTGTTCTGGCTGTTCGACTGGCTGGGCGTGCCTGATGCGGTGGCGATGCATGTGGCCGTTGCCACCTCGCTGGCCACGATCATCCCGACCTCGATCAGCTCGGCCCGGTCGCACCACAAGAAGGGCGCGATCGACGCGGCGCTGCTCAAGAGTTGGGCGCCGCTGATCTTTCTGGGCGCGCTGGCGGGCGGGCTGCTCTCGAAGGTGATTGCCTCGACCGGGCTGACGCTGATCTTTGGCGTCATCGCGCTGCTGGTGGCGATCAACATGGCGCTCCCCAAGAAGATCGTGCTGGCCGGTGATCTGCCGAAGGGGCCGGTGGCGCGGGGGCTGGTGCCCGGCTTTATCGGGGTCTTCTCGGCGCTGATGGGGATCGGGGGCGGCACGCTCTCGGTGCCGACGCTGACGGCTTTCTCCTTCCCGGTACACCGGGCGGTGGGGACGGCGGCGGCCTTTGGCCTCGTGATCGCGGTGCCGGCTGTCTTTGGTTTCATTCTGTCGGGCTGGGGCGTACCGCTGCGGCCGCCCTATTCGCTGGGCTATGTCTCGATCCCGGCGGCTGTGCTGATCTTTTCGGCCTCGGTCTTTACCGCGCCAGTGGGGTCGAACATCGCGCACAGGCTCAATCCGGCGCGGCTGAAGCTGGCCTTTGCGGCGTTTCTGTTTCTGTCGGCGATCAAGATGCTCTGGTCGGCGCTGGGGTAA
- the mepA gene encoding penicillin-insensitive murein endopeptidase, with translation MIRAAITTLSLALATALLPALAPAPAEAQQKANRLFGSHPDGSRQKPSSIGFYSKGCAAGLVELPETGPTWQAMRLSRNRNWGHPETIAFIERLSAGVRKFGWPGLYIGDISQPRGGPMTSGHSSHQIGLDIDIWMNKPKSLGLSRNARENISAISVRSNDQRSVNGNWTGAHAAMLELAARDPAVDRIFVTPPVKIFLCERAKRRDKKWLQKIRPLYGHHYHFHVRLKCPRGSRECVTQQPTVDELSKGGDGCDETLQWWVTDYLNPPKVKAGTPKKAAPRKKHPRDFTMADLPRSCVGVLNSD, from the coding sequence ATGATCCGAGCAGCAATCACCACTCTTTCCCTCGCCCTCGCAACGGCTCTTTTGCCCGCGCTGGCGCCTGCGCCCGCCGAGGCGCAGCAAAAGGCCAACAGGCTCTTCGGGTCGCATCCCGATGGCTCCCGGCAAAAGCCCTCTTCGATCGGCTTCTACTCCAAAGGCTGCGCGGCAGGCCTTGTCGAACTGCCCGAAACCGGGCCGACTTGGCAGGCCATGCGCCTCTCGCGCAACCGCAACTGGGGCCACCCCGAAACCATCGCCTTTATCGAGCGGCTCTCCGCCGGCGTGCGCAAGTTCGGCTGGCCCGGCCTCTACATCGGCGACATCTCGCAACCCCGCGGCGGCCCGATGACCTCCGGCCACTCAAGCCACCAGATCGGGCTGGATATCGACATCTGGATGAACAAGCCCAAGAGCCTCGGCCTGTCGCGCAATGCGCGCGAGAACATCTCGGCCATCTCGGTGCGCTCGAACGATCAGCGCTCGGTCAACGGCAACTGGACAGGCGCCCACGCCGCCATGCTCGAACTCGCCGCCCGCGACCCGGCGGTCGACCGCATCTTTGTCACGCCCCCGGTCAAGATCTTCCTCTGCGAGCGGGCCAAGCGGCGTGACAAGAAATGGCTGCAAAAGATCCGCCCGCTCTACGGGCACCATTATCACTTCCACGTTCGGCTGAAGTGCCCGCGCGGCTCGCGCGAGTGCGTCACCCAGCAGCCCACCGTCGATGAACTTTCCAAGGGCGGAGACGGCTGCGATGAAACCCTCCAGTGGTGGGTGACCGACTATCTGAACCCGCCAAAGGTAAAGGCTGGCACCCCCAAGAAGGCCGCACCGCGCAAGAAGCACCCGCGCGATTTCACCATGGCTGACCTGCCCCGCTCATGCGTCGGCGTTCTAAACTCGGACTGA
- a CDS encoding acetyl-CoA C-acyltransferase family protein: MDDIVILDGARTAIGTFGGALAATAPSALGATVAREAMARSGVEPGQIGHVVYGHVINTEPRDMYLSRIAAMDAGIPESTPAMNVNRLCGSGAQAIVSATQALALGDADFAIAGGAESMSRSPYIMPEARWGQKMGDIKSLDMMLGALNCPFGTGHMGVTAENVAAEHQVSRADQDNFALESQTRAAAAIAEGRFASQIVPVEIKVKREMVPFATDEHPKATSAEKLAALRPAFQKDGTVTAGNASGINDGAAAIVLARAEAAEKAGLKPRARVIGYAHAGVSPHVMGIGPVPAVQALCARTGLSVDDFDVIESNEAFAAQAIAVNRGLGLDGAKVNPNGGAIALGHPVGATGAIITVKALYELERTGGKRALVTMCIGGGQGIALALEAL; encoded by the coding sequence ATGGACGATATCGTGATTCTCGACGGTGCCCGCACCGCGATCGGCACCTTCGGCGGGGCGCTCGCCGCCACCGCTCCCAGCGCGCTCGGCGCCACCGTGGCGCGCGAGGCGATGGCCCGTTCCGGCGTGGAGCCGGGGCAGATCGGCCATGTGGTCTACGGCCACGTGATCAACACCGAGCCGCGCGACATGTATCTGAGCCGCATCGCCGCGATGGATGCCGGCATCCCCGAGAGCACCCCGGCGATGAACGTCAACCGCCTCTGCGGCTCCGGCGCGCAGGCCATCGTCTCGGCCACGCAGGCGCTGGCGCTTGGCGATGCCGACTTCGCCATCGCCGGCGGCGCCGAGAGCATGAGCCGCTCGCCCTACATCATGCCAGAGGCCCGCTGGGGCCAGAAGATGGGCGATATCAAGAGCCTCGACATGATGCTCGGCGCGCTCAACTGCCCCTTCGGCACTGGCCACATGGGTGTGACGGCAGAGAACGTCGCCGCCGAACATCAGGTCAGCCGCGCCGATCAGGACAATTTCGCGCTCGAAAGCCAGACCCGCGCAGCGGCGGCCATCGCCGAGGGCCGCTTCGCAAGCCAGATCGTGCCCGTGGAGATCAAGGTGAAGCGCGAGATGGTCCCCTTCGCCACCGACGAGCACCCCAAGGCCACCTCCGCCGAGAAACTCGCCGCCCTGCGCCCCGCCTTCCAGAAGGACGGCACGGTCACGGCGGGCAACGCCTCCGGCATCAACGACGGTGCAGCAGCCATCGTGCTGGCCCGCGCCGAGGCCGCCGAGAAGGCCGGCCTCAAGCCCCGCGCCCGCGTCATCGGCTATGCCCACGCGGGCGTCAGCCCCCATGTCATGGGCATCGGCCCCGTGCCCGCCGTGCAGGCCCTCTGCGCCCGCACCGGCCTCAGCGTGGATGATTTCGACGTGATCGAAAGTAACGAGGCCTTCGCCGCACAGGCCATCGCCGTCAACCGCGGCCTCGGGCTCGACGGGGCGAAGGTCAACCCAAACGGCGGCGCCATCGCCCTTGGCCACCCGGTCGGCGCAACCGGCGCGATCATCACCGTGAAGGCCCTCTACGAGCTTGAAAGAACAGGTGGAAAGCGCGCGCTGGTGACCATGTGCATCGGCGGCGGCCAAGGCATCGCGCTGGCCCTCGAAGCGCTCTGA
- the arfB gene encoding alternative ribosome rescue aminoacyl-tRNA hydrolase ArfB → MPIRINDQITIEDWELAEVFTTAQGPGGQNVNKVSTAVELRFAAANSPNLPPPVKTRLRRVAGRRWTDAGEVLLLVQDTRSQARNRELARERLAELIRKALEKPKKRIPTRPTLGSKKRRLKAKKVRGEVKALRGKVDPD, encoded by the coding sequence ATGCCGATCCGGATCAACGATCAGATCACCATAGAAGACTGGGAGCTTGCCGAGGTGTTCACCACCGCGCAGGGCCCGGGCGGGCAAAACGTGAACAAGGTGAGCACCGCCGTCGAGCTGCGTTTTGCCGCCGCCAATTCCCCCAACTTGCCGCCGCCGGTCAAGACCCGCCTGCGGCGCGTCGCCGGGCGCAGGTGGACGGACGCGGGCGAGGTGCTGCTACTGGTGCAGGACACCCGCTCACAGGCCCGCAACCGCGAACTGGCCCGCGAACGGCTGGCTGAGTTGATCCGCAAGGCGCTGGAAAAGCCGAAAAAGCGCATCCCCACGCGGCCCACACTCGGCTCCAAGAAGCGCCGCCTGAAAGCCAAGAAGGTGCGGGGCGAGGTCAAAGCCCTGCGCGGCAAGGTCGACCCCGACTAG
- a CDS encoding ornithine cyclodeaminase family protein translates to MTTPKFITYEQGEAALNWLGLTDALAEGHRLPKAEIEDIFLYRGDDTLLSRAAWIDGLGSLVKTATIFPGNAPERPAVNGSVTLYSDTTGEAEAFVDFHLVTKWKTAGDSLLAARRLARPESRKILILGAGAVSASLIEAYSAGFPGAEFTLWNRTAGRAAQLAEETGARVAQDLEAAVGEADIIATATMSTEPVLKGAWLQPGQHVDLIGAYRPDMREADGEVLKRARLFVDSRDTTVGHIGELKDPIARGVISEADIVADYYELDAFRRESDEEITVTKNGGGAHLDLMTARHILSRVGA, encoded by the coding sequence ATGACCACACCGAAGTTTATAACTTATGAACAGGGCGAGGCGGCGCTGAACTGGCTGGGCCTGACCGATGCGCTGGCCGAGGGGCACAGGCTGCCCAAGGCGGAAATCGAAGATATCTTCCTTTACCGGGGCGATGACACGCTGCTGAGCCGGGCAGCGTGGATCGACGGGCTGGGCTCTCTGGTGAAGACGGCGACGATCTTCCCTGGCAATGCGCCCGAGCGACCGGCGGTGAACGGCTCGGTCACGCTCTATTCTGACACCACGGGCGAGGCGGAAGCCTTCGTGGACTTCCATCTCGTGACCAAGTGGAAGACCGCCGGAGACAGCCTGCTGGCCGCCCGGCGGCTGGCACGGCCAGAGAGCCGGAAGATCCTGATCTTGGGTGCGGGCGCGGTTTCGGCTTCGCTGATCGAGGCCTATTCGGCGGGCTTTCCCGGTGCGGAATTCACGCTGTGGAACCGCACGGCGGGGCGGGCGGCGCAGCTGGCGGAGGAGACCGGCGCGCGGGTGGCGCAGGATCTGGAGGCGGCGGTGGGCGAGGCCGATATCATCGCCACGGCGACCATGAGCACAGAGCCGGTGCTGAAGGGCGCGTGGTTGCAGCCGGGACAGCATGTGGACCTGATCGGCGCCTACCGGCCCGACATGCGGGAGGCCGATGGCGAGGTGCTCAAGCGCGCCCGGCTCTTTGTGGACAGCCGCGACACAACGGTTGGCCACATTGGCGAGTTGAAGGACCCGATTGCGCGGGGGGTGATCTCGGAAGCCGATATCGTGGCCGATTACTACGAGCTCGACGCCTTCAGGCGGGAGAGCGACGAGGAGATCACGGTGACCAAGAACGGCGGCGGCGCACATCTGGACCTGATGACGGCGCGGCACATTCTGAGCCGGGTGGGGGCGTGA
- a CDS encoding esterase-like activity of phytase family protein: protein MRRRSKLGLSLTALALCTGLALAAGQSGRVVSVSLGASDEAARFGGFSGIEVSDDGTRFWALSDRAALAEGRLIRNESGKLTGLEVERHARLIDPDGHLVDGYESDAEGLARRANGRFYISFEGYHRVWTYRGDDIMEGGEAAWLPRHPDFKNMQRNSALEALAIDAEGALYTLPERSGSYSRPFPVYRYADGAWAKAGAVERQGEWLPVGADFDDKGRLTLLWRHFTGYGFSSRITRHEMIGKIWPSEVLYETNPLTHGNLEGLSLWRDAGGQLRAVMVSDDNFKGYQRSEIVEVLLPD, encoded by the coding sequence ATGCGTCGGCGTTCTAAACTCGGACTGAGCCTCACCGCCCTCGCGCTCTGCACCGGCCTCGCCCTCGCGGCGGGCCAGAGCGGGCGCGTGGTGTCGGTGAGCCTCGGCGCCTCCGATGAGGCCGCCCGCTTTGGCGGGTTTTCCGGCATCGAGGTGTCCGACGATGGCACCCGCTTCTGGGCGCTCTCCGACCGCGCCGCTTTGGCCGAAGGCCGCCTCATCCGCAACGAAAGCGGCAAGCTGACCGGGCTGGAGGTCGAGCGGCACGCCCGCCTGATCGACCCCGATGGCCACCTCGTCGATGGTTATGAGAGCGATGCCGAAGGGCTGGCACGTCGGGCCAATGGCCGTTTCTACATTTCCTTCGAGGGCTACCACCGGGTCTGGACCTACCGGGGCGACGACATCATGGAGGGCGGCGAGGCGGCATGGCTCCCCCGCCACCCCGACTTCAAGAACATGCAGAGAAACTCCGCGCTCGAGGCCCTCGCGATCGACGCCGAAGGCGCGCTCTACACCCTGCCCGAACGCTCCGGCAGCTACTCAAGGCCCTTCCCTGTCTATCGCTACGCCGATGGCGCATGGGCGAAGGCCGGCGCGGTAGAGCGGCAGGGCGAGTGGCTCCCCGTTGGCGCGGATTTCGATGACAAGGGCCGCCTCACCCTGCTCTGGCGTCACTTCACCGGCTACGGGTTTTCCAGCCGCATCACCCGCCATGAGATGATCGGCAAGATCTGGCCCTCAGAGGTGCTCTACGAGACCAACCCGCTGACCCACGGCAACCTTGAAGGCCTCTCGCTTTGGCGCGATGCGGGCGGCCAACTTCGGGCGGTCATGGTCTCCGACGACAACTTCAAGGGCTACCAGCGCAGCGAGATCGTCGAAGTCCTGCTGCCCGACTGA
- a CDS encoding HAD family hydrolase produces the protein MPVSAVIFDIGNVLIEWNPERFYDAEIGRERRERLFAEVDLHGMNDRVDRGETFRDMVMECAEANPDWTPEITLWHDRWIEMAQPAIDHSVRLLRALRAGGVPVFALSNFGIQSFELGESHYPFLAEFDRRYISGHMKMAKPDPEIYAAVEADCGVAPEALLFADDRADNIAMAKSRGWQTHLFEGPEGFAERLVAEGLLSGEAAR, from the coding sequence ATGCCTGTCAGCGCCGTCATCTTCGACATCGGCAACGTGCTCATCGAGTGGAACCCCGAGCGGTTCTATGACGCCGAGATCGGGCGGGAGCGGCGGGAGCGGCTCTTTGCCGAGGTGGACCTGCACGGGATGAACGACCGGGTGGACCGGGGTGAGACCTTCAGGGACATGGTGATGGAATGCGCGGAGGCGAACCCGGACTGGACGCCCGAGATCACCCTTTGGCATGACCGCTGGATCGAGATGGCGCAGCCAGCCATCGACCATTCGGTGCGCCTGCTGCGCGCGCTCCGGGCGGGCGGTGTGCCCGTGTTCGCATTGTCGAACTTCGGCATCCAGAGTTTCGAGCTAGGCGAGAGCCACTACCCGTTTCTAGCCGAGTTCGACCGGCGCTATATTTCCGGCCATATGAAGATGGCCAAGCCGGACCCCGAGATTTACGCCGCCGTTGAGGCCGATTGCGGCGTGGCGCCCGAGGCGCTGCTGTTTGCCGATGACCGGGCCGACAACATTGCGATGGCCAAATCGCGCGGCTGGCAGACCCACCTCTTCGAGGGGCCGGAGGGGTTTGCCGAACGGCTGGTGGCCGAGGGCTTGCTCTCCGGGGAGGCGGCAAGATGA
- a CDS encoding alpha/beta fold hydrolase, which yields MSLWLWVLAGACLGLIAPPLIAWLMCRSRRAAREGLSGKGLRLTDGLTHVTVDGLEGRPVAALVHGLTTPSWVFDAIAAGLVVQGWRVVRHDLWGRGGSAMPGKPQDRALFVRQLAEVIEAEAGEGPVLLVGYSMGAAISAAYAEAYPGRVRGLALLTPAGLGHRLDRFTRFCAATPLVGDWLWATFSGIGMRRQSRQAAARQGPSSTENMQARMALETRTRGYRRAVLSSLRHMLAEDMAPTLKALDERGLPMLVVWGGEDGLIGPRPAKKLARVAPGAVQTTVEAAGHGLPHTHPREVLKALTGFAAGL from the coding sequence GTGAGCCTCTGGCTCTGGGTCCTTGCCGGGGCCTGCCTTGGCCTCATCGCGCCACCGCTCATTGCGTGGCTCATGTGCCGCTCGCGCCGCGCCGCGCGGGAGGGGCTGAGCGGCAAGGGGCTGCGGCTCACCGACGGGCTGACCCATGTGACGGTGGACGGGCTGGAGGGCCGCCCGGTGGCGGCGCTGGTCCACGGGCTGACCACGCCCTCATGGGTGTTCGACGCCATCGCGGCAGGGCTGGTGGTGCAGGGCTGGCGCGTGGTGCGGCACGACCTCTGGGGCCGGGGCGGCTCGGCGATGCCGGGCAAGCCGCAGGACCGGGCGCTGTTTGTGCGGCAGCTCGCCGAGGTGATCGAGGCCGAGGCGGGCGAGGGGCCCGTGCTTCTGGTGGGCTACTCGATGGGCGCGGCGATTTCGGCCGCCTATGCAGAGGCTTACCCGGGCCGGGTGCGGGGGCTTGCGCTGCTCACCCCCGCCGGGCTGGGCCACCGGCTCGACAGGTTCACAAGGTTCTGCGCCGCCACCCCGCTGGTTGGAGACTGGCTCTGGGCGACATTCTCGGGGATCGGGATGCGCCGGCAGTCGCGGCAGGCGGCGGCGCGGCAGGGCCCGTCTTCGACCGAGAACATGCAGGCCCGGATGGCGCTGGAAACCCGCACGCGGGGCTACCGGCGGGCGGTGCTTTCATCGCTGCGGCACATGCTGGCTGAAGACATGGCGCCGACGCTGAAGGCGCTTGATGAGCGCGGCCTGCCGATGCTGGTGGTTTGGGGCGGGGAGGACGGGCTGATTGGGCCGCGCCCCGCGAAAAAGCTCGCCCGCGTGGCGCCGGGGGCCGTGCAGACCACGGTGGAGGCGGCAGGCCACGGGTTGCCCCACACGCATCCGCGCGAGGTGCTCAAGGCGCTGACCGGCTTTGCTGCCGGGCTTTAG
- a CDS encoding queuosine precursor transporter, whose product MKTNLIIGVLAMAAVVVASNILVQHLLGEWLTWGALTYPVAFLVTDTMNRLYGAPTARKVVIAGFIVGVACSFVGSQIQGEFGPLVTLRVALGSGLAFLSAQLLDVAVFDRMRARAWWQAPLGSTLVGSTVDTVIFFSIAFAATFNGLEPAAVPDWAQGAVPLLGKGPEAPLWVSLAVADWGVKLALAALALIPFRLITANLARA is encoded by the coding sequence ATGAAAACCAACCTCATCATTGGCGTTCTCGCCATGGCCGCCGTCGTGGTGGCTTCCAACATTCTCGTCCAGCACCTTCTGGGTGAATGGCTGACCTGGGGCGCGCTGACCTACCCCGTCGCCTTCCTCGTGACCGACACGATGAACCGCCTCTACGGCGCCCCCACCGCCCGCAAGGTGGTGATCGCGGGCTTCATCGTCGGCGTCGCCTGCTCCTTCGTCGGCTCGCAGATCCAGGGCGAGTTCGGCCCGCTGGTCACGCTGCGGGTGGCGCTCGGTTCCGGCCTCGCTTTTCTTTCTGCCCAATTGTTGGACGTTGCGGTGTTTGACCGGATGCGTGCGCGGGCATGGTGGCAAGCGCCGCTCGGGTCCACGCTGGTCGGAAGCACCGTCGACACGGTGATTTTCTTCTCCATCGCCTTCGCCGCCACCTTCAACGGCCTCGAGCCCGCAGCCGTGCCTGACTGGGCGCAAGGCGCCGTTCCCCTTCTGGGCAAGGGCCCCGAGGCCCCGCTCTGGGTCTCGCTCGCGGTGGCCGACTGGGGCGTGAAGCTGGCGCTGGCCGCCCTCGCCCTCATCCCCTTCCGCCTGATCACCGCAAATCTGGCCCGCGCATAA
- a CDS encoding MFS transporter, whose product MAEISAKKRIWGWFFFDWASQPYNTLLLTFIFAPYVNSVLGDGSRAQAAWGFGVGAAGIVIALLAPILGAMADTSGKRVRWVWLFSVLYVVGAWGIWFASPQDFDLTRTLVLFAIGLIGMEFATIFTNSMLPDLGTREEIGRISGNGWAFGYVGGLFALVIMLVFLAESPTTGKTMAGLSPLFGLDPETREGTRAVGPLTAIWYIVFMVPFFLWVRDPRRDRPSKGAVKAALKGLGGTIRNLPRTPSLLAYLTSSMFYRDALNGMYTFGGIYAAGVLGWSVVQTGIFGILAIITGAVFAWIGGRADTAFGPKPVIVTCVLVLTAVAVSVVMVSRESVFFMPVGPESQLPDLAFYFLGAVIGAAGGVLQAASRTMMVRQANPARMTEAFGLYALAGKATSFIAPLSIGVATALTGSQQLGVSPLIALFIIGLVLLVWVKPDGAETQ is encoded by the coding sequence ATGGCAGAGATTTCGGCGAAAAAACGCATATGGGGGTGGTTCTTCTTCGACTGGGCCAGCCAGCCCTACAACACTCTCCTGCTCACCTTCATCTTCGCGCCCTACGTGAACTCGGTGTTGGGTGATGGCAGCCGGGCGCAGGCGGCATGGGGCTTCGGCGTGGGGGCCGCGGGCATCGTCATCGCGCTCCTCGCACCCATCCTCGGTGCAATGGCCGACACCTCCGGCAAGCGGGTGCGCTGGGTCTGGCTGTTCTCTGTGCTCTACGTCGTCGGGGCCTGGGGCATCTGGTTCGCCTCGCCGCAAGATTTTGACCTCACCCGCACCCTCGTGCTCTTCGCCATCGGTCTGATCGGGATGGAGTTCGCAACGATCTTCACCAACTCCATGCTGCCCGACCTCGGCACGCGGGAGGAGATCGGCCGCATCTCCGGCAACGGCTGGGCCTTCGGCTACGTGGGCGGGCTCTTCGCGCTGGTGATCATGCTGGTGTTTCTGGCCGAAAGCCCGACCACCGGCAAAACCATGGCGGGCCTTTCGCCACTCTTCGGACTCGATCCGGAGACCCGCGAAGGCACCCGCGCCGTGGGGCCGCTCACCGCGATCTGGTACATTGTCTTCATGGTGCCCTTCTTCCTCTGGGTCCGTGACCCGCGCCGCGACCGGCCCTCCAAGGGCGCGGTGAAAGCGGCGCTGAAAGGCCTCGGCGGCACCATCCGCAACCTGCCCCGCACGCCCTCGCTGCTGGCTTACCTGACCTCCTCGATGTTCTACCGCGACGCGCTCAACGGCATGTACACATTTGGCGGCATCTATGCTGCGGGCGTGCTCGGCTGGTCCGTGGTTCAAACCGGCATCTTCGGCATCCTCGCCATCATCACAGGCGCGGTCTTCGCCTGGATCGGTGGGCGGGCTGATACCGCCTTCGGCCCCAAGCCGGTGATCGTCACCTGCGTTCTGGTGCTCACGGCGGTTGCGGTCTCGGTCGTCATGGTCAGCCGCGAAAGCGTGTTCTTCATGCCCGTGGGACCCGAGAGCCAGCTGCCCGACCTCGCCTTCTACTTCCTCGGCGCGGTAATCGGCGCGGCGGGCGGGGTGCTTCAGGCCGCGTCGCGCACCATGATGGTGCGGCAGGCCAACCCGGCGCGAATGACCGAGGCCTTCGGTCTCTACGCGCTGGCGGGCAAGGCCACCTCCTTCATCGCGCCCCTCTCCATCGGGGTCGCCACGGCCCTCACCGGATCACAGCAACTTGGGGTCTCGCCGCTGATCGCCCTCTTCATTATCGGCCTCGTTCTGCTAGTCTGGGTCAAACCGGACGGAGCAGAAACGCAATGA
- the pncB gene encoding nicotinate phosphoribosyltransferase — protein sequence MVDIASRVYNHKWKIDPIVRSLIDTDFYKLLMCQSVFRNRPDTQVTFSLINRTKSVPLAKLIDEGELREQLDHIRSLSLTRGESTWLRGNTFYGKRQMFRPDFMEWFEGLRLPAYHLERVGDQYELTFEGSWPEVMLWEIPALAVLMELRGRAVLNEMARFELQVLYARAMTKLWEKIERLREVEGLRLADFGTRRRHSFLWQDWCVRAMVEGLGDKFTGTSNCLIAKNRDLEAIGTNAHELPMVYAALAEDDAALARAPYDVLSDWHEEHDGNLRIILPDTYGTEGFLERAPDWLAGWTGIRIDSGDPAEGAEVAINWWKSRGEDPTKKLVIFSDGLDVEKIEELAAQFRGRVRVSFGWGTLLTNDFRGLTPGDALAPFSLVCKAVEANGRPTVKLSDNPRKAMGPKEEIARYKRVFDVGAQDAMEVVV from the coding sequence ATGGTCGACATCGCCAGCCGCGTCTACAATCACAAGTGGAAGATCGACCCTATCGTGCGGTCGCTCATCGACACGGATTTCTACAAACTGCTGATGTGCCAGTCGGTGTTTCGCAACCGGCCCGACACGCAGGTGACGTTCAGCCTGATCAACCGGACCAAATCGGTGCCGCTGGCCAAGCTGATCGACGAGGGGGAACTGCGCGAGCAGCTCGACCATATCCGCTCGCTATCGCTGACGCGGGGCGAGAGCACATGGCTGCGGGGCAACACGTTTTACGGCAAGCGCCAGATGTTCCGGCCGGACTTCATGGAATGGTTCGAGGGGTTGCGGCTGCCCGCCTATCACCTTGAGCGGGTGGGCGACCAATATGAGCTGACTTTTGAAGGCTCGTGGCCCGAGGTGATGCTCTGGGAGATTCCGGCGCTGGCGGTGCTGATGGAGTTGCGGGGCCGCGCCGTGCTCAACGAGATGGCCCGCTTCGAGCTTCAGGTGCTGTATGCCCGCGCGATGACCAAGCTGTGGGAAAAGATCGAGCGGCTGCGCGAGGTTGAAGGCCTGCGGCTGGCGGACTTCGGCACGCGGCGACGGCACTCCTTCTTGTGGCAGGACTGGTGCGTGCGGGCGATGGTGGAAGGGCTGGGCGACAAGTTCACCGGCACCTCCAACTGCCTGATCGCCAAGAACCGCGACCTCGAAGCCATCGGTACCAACGCCCATGAGCTGCCGATGGTCTATGCCGCCTTGGCCGAGGATGATGCCGCGCTGGCCCGCGCGCCCTATGACGTGCTGAGCGACTGGCACGAGGAGCATGACGGCAACCTGCGGATCATCTTGCCCGACACCTATGGCACCGAGGGATTCTTGGAGCGCGCGCCGGACTGGCTGGCGGGCTGGACCGGCATCAGGATCGACTCGGGCGACCCGGCGGAGGGCGCCGAGGTGGCGATCAACTGGTGGAAGTCGCGCGGCGAAGACCCGACGAAGAAGCTGGTGATTTTCTCCGACGGGCTCGACGTGGAAAAGATCGAGGAGCTGGCGGCACAGTTCCGGGGCCGCGTGCGGGTTTCCTTCGGGTGGGGCACGCTTCTGACCAATGACTTCCGGGGCCTGACGCCGGGCGATGCGCTGGCGCCGTTCAGCCTTGTGTGCAAGGCGGTGGAGGCCAACGGGCGACCGACGGTGAAGCTCTCAGACAACCCGCGCAAGGCGATGGGGCCGAAAGAGGAGATCGCGCGTTACAAGCGGGTCTTTGACGTGGGCGCGCAGGACGCCATGGAGGTCGTGGTTTGA